A region from the Rufibacter sp. DG15C genome encodes:
- a CDS encoding SulP family inorganic anion transporter produces the protein MKPIVRLFDFSQKVEYKKEILAGLTVAMTMIPESLSFAIVAGFPPLVGLYAAFIMGLVTAVLGGRPGMVSGGAGATAVVLIALGQSHGLEYVFAAVALAGGLQILVGVFKLGKFIRLVPQPVMFGFVNGLAVIIFMSQVEQFKTQTGWLSGDALYIMAGLVALTIAIVLLWPKITKAVPPSLVAILVVFGVVTGFDIDTKLVRDIASVSGSLPPFHVPQIPFTLETLQIIFPYALIMAGVGLTESLLTLNLVDEITGTRGNGNRESLALGTANVLNGFFYGMGGCAMIAQTLVNLSAGARARLAGIVAAFTILVIILVGAPFIERVPMAALVGVMVMVSIGTFEWISFRIINKMPRHDVFVGILVAAITVWLHNLALAVLIGVIISALVFAWESAKRIRARKYLDTNGTKHYELYGPLFFGSVAAFNEKFDVADDPQEVIIDFKDSRVADMSGIDALHKLTERYQKAGKKLHLRHLSPDCLVLLKNAEAVIEVNILEDPHYAVVTDERV, from the coding sequence GTGGGCTTGTATGCGGCTTTTATCATGGGCTTGGTGACGGCAGTCTTGGGCGGAAGACCGGGCATGGTCTCTGGCGGCGCGGGGGCTACAGCCGTGGTGCTCATTGCCTTGGGTCAGAGTCACGGGCTGGAGTATGTGTTTGCCGCGGTGGCTTTGGCGGGAGGGCTGCAGATTCTGGTGGGCGTGTTCAAACTGGGCAAGTTCATTAGGCTGGTGCCGCAGCCGGTCATGTTTGGGTTTGTGAACGGGTTGGCGGTTATCATCTTCATGTCTCAGGTGGAGCAATTCAAGACCCAGACAGGCTGGTTGTCTGGGGATGCGCTCTACATCATGGCTGGACTAGTGGCTTTGACCATTGCCATTGTATTGCTGTGGCCCAAGATTACCAAGGCCGTGCCCCCGTCGCTGGTGGCCATTCTGGTAGTATTTGGCGTGGTGACGGGCTTTGACATTGACACCAAACTGGTGCGTGACATTGCCTCCGTCTCTGGCAGCCTGCCACCTTTCCATGTTCCGCAGATACCTTTCACGTTGGAGACGCTGCAGATTATTTTCCCGTACGCCTTGATCATGGCCGGCGTGGGCCTCACCGAAAGCCTCTTGACGCTCAATCTGGTGGATGAAATCACGGGTACGCGCGGCAACGGCAACCGCGAAAGCCTGGCCTTGGGCACAGCCAATGTACTGAACGGTTTCTTCTACGGCATGGGCGGCTGCGCCATGATTGCCCAAACCTTGGTAAACCTTTCTGCCGGAGCAAGAGCGCGTCTGGCCGGCATTGTAGCGGCCTTCACCATTCTGGTCATCATTCTGGTGGGCGCACCTTTCATTGAGCGAGTACCCATGGCCGCCTTGGTAGGCGTGATGGTGATGGTGTCTATTGGCACGTTTGAGTGGATTAGCTTCAGGATCATCAACAAAATGCCCAGGCACGACGTCTTTGTGGGTATCTTGGTGGCGGCCATCACCGTCTGGTTGCACAACCTGGCACTGGCCGTCTTGATCGGGGTGATTATTTCCGCACTAGTCTTCGCGTGGGAAAGCGCCAAGCGCATACGGGCCAGAAAGTACCTAGACACCAATGGCACCAAGCACTATGAACTGTACGGCCCATTGTTCTTCGGGTCTGTGGCCGCGTTTAATGAGAAGTTTGATGTAGCCGATGACCCGCAGGAAGTCATCATTGATTTCAAGGACAGCCGCGTAGCCGACATGTCGGGTATTGACGCCCTTCATAAACTCACCGAGCGCTACCAGAAGGCCGGCAAGAAACTACATCTTCGTCACCTAAGCCCTGACTGCCTAGTCCTGCTGAAAAATGCTGAAGCCGTGATTGAGGTGAATATTCTGGAAGACCCGCATTACGCGGTAGTGACGGATGAACGGGTGTAG
- a CDS encoding UDP-glucose--hexose-1-phosphate uridylyltransferase, with protein MESFDLNDHSHRRYNALTGDWVLVSPHRSKRPWQGQQETVAKEERPAYDPTCYLCPGNLRANGETNPDYLSTFVFTNDFAALQSETPAGSFTKGSLIKAESERGICRVICFSPRHDLTLSEISVPEIRKVVDLWEVEYLELGALDYINYVQIFENKGTVMGSSNPHPHGQIWAQSSVPVEPAKETVQQTQYYQENGRSLLADYLELELEEKTRIVLENEHFVALIPFWAVWPFETMIISKRHFQHLGQMTDAEKDAFAAIMKQLSEVYDRLFQTSFPYSAGLHQSPTDGHDHPEWHFHMHFYPPLLRSATVKKFMVGYELMGNPQRDITPESAAERLRGLV; from the coding sequence ATGGAGTCTTTTGATTTAAACGACCATTCGCATAGAAGATATAATGCCCTCACCGGCGACTGGGTGTTGGTATCTCCGCATAGATCCAAGCGCCCGTGGCAGGGACAGCAGGAAACGGTTGCCAAAGAGGAAAGGCCGGCCTATGACCCCACCTGCTACCTATGCCCGGGCAACCTGCGCGCCAACGGCGAAACCAACCCAGACTACCTGTCCACGTTTGTGTTCACCAATGACTTTGCCGCCCTGCAGTCAGAGACGCCCGCCGGTTCCTTCACCAAAGGTAGCCTTATCAAAGCCGAAAGCGAGCGGGGCATCTGCCGGGTCATCTGCTTCTCGCCGCGCCATGACCTGACCTTGTCCGAGATTTCGGTGCCGGAAATCAGGAAAGTGGTGGATTTATGGGAGGTGGAATACCTGGAGCTGGGCGCGCTGGACTACATCAACTACGTGCAGATTTTTGAGAACAAGGGCACGGTGATGGGCAGCAGTAACCCGCACCCGCACGGCCAGATTTGGGCGCAGAGCTCGGTGCCAGTAGAGCCGGCCAAAGAAACCGTGCAACAGACCCAGTACTATCAGGAAAACGGCCGAAGCCTGCTGGCAGATTACCTGGAATTGGAGCTGGAGGAGAAGACCCGCATTGTGCTGGAGAACGAGCATTTTGTCGCGCTTATTCCGTTTTGGGCGGTGTGGCCGTTTGAGACCATGATTATCTCTAAGCGCCATTTCCAGCATTTAGGACAAATGACCGATGCCGAAAAGGACGCCTTTGCCGCCATCATGAAACAGCTCTCTGAAGTCTACGACCGCCTGTTCCAGACCTCCTTCCCCTACTCGGCTGGCTTGCACCAAAGCCCCACCGACGGACACGACCATCCAGAATGGCACTTCCATATGCACTTCTACCCACCGTTGCTGCGCTCCGCCACCGTCAAGAAATTCATGGTGGGTTATGAGCTCATGGGCAATCCTCAACGGGACATCACCCCAGAAAGCGCCGCTGAACGGTTAAGAGGATTGGTATAA
- a CDS encoding galactokinase produces the protein MVQDIVAKYKELYRLDPVVVRSPGRVNLIGEHTDYNNGFVLPAAINKEIYFALAPNGTNMFNVYSYDLEETSSFDLSNVQKSDIRWANYLLGVIAQLQKAGHTIKGFNLVFGGDIPIGAGLSSSAAVECGLAYGLNYLYALNIEKFDLVKMAQKAEHEYAGVMCGIMDQFASMFGKYDRVVKLDCRSLEYHYYDLDMHDYRIVLLDTQVKHSLASSEYNTRRQECETGVAILHQHYPEVHSLRDATLKMLAQHQAEFDPVVYKRCKYVVEENLRVEAACQDLERKDMAAFGQKMFASHQGLQHDYEVSCPELDFLANLAKKNEAVLGARMMGGGFGGCTINLVKLDQVGPFIQQMEDAYEQKFGIKMKAYIAEIVNGSSLVSSPVS, from the coding sequence ATGGTTCAAGACATTGTCGCTAAATACAAAGAACTATACCGCCTGGACCCTGTGGTGGTACGCTCTCCGGGTCGCGTCAACCTCATTGGTGAACATACTGACTATAACAACGGCTTTGTGCTGCCGGCCGCTATTAACAAGGAGATTTACTTCGCCTTGGCCCCCAACGGCACCAACATGTTCAATGTCTACTCTTATGACTTGGAGGAGACCTCTTCATTTGACCTGAGTAACGTCCAGAAAAGTGACATTAGGTGGGCCAATTATCTGCTGGGCGTGATAGCCCAGTTACAGAAGGCCGGCCATACCATCAAAGGCTTTAACCTGGTGTTTGGAGGCGATATTCCCATTGGGGCGGGACTGTCCTCCTCCGCGGCGGTGGAGTGCGGACTGGCCTACGGCTTGAACTACCTGTATGCCCTCAACATTGAGAAGTTTGACCTGGTGAAGATGGCGCAGAAGGCCGAGCACGAATATGCCGGCGTGATGTGCGGCATCATGGACCAGTTTGCCAGCATGTTCGGTAAGTATGACCGCGTAGTGAAGTTGGACTGCCGCTCCTTGGAGTACCACTACTATGACCTGGACATGCACGATTACCGCATTGTGCTTTTGGACACCCAAGTCAAACACTCCCTAGCTTCTTCTGAGTACAACACCCGTCGCCAGGAGTGTGAAACAGGCGTGGCCATCCTGCACCAGCATTACCCAGAGGTGCATAGCCTGCGCGATGCTACATTAAAGATGCTGGCCCAGCACCAGGCTGAGTTTGACCCCGTGGTCTACAAGCGCTGCAAGTATGTGGTAGAAGAAAACCTGCGCGTAGAAGCCGCTTGCCAAGATTTGGAACGCAAAGACATGGCTGCGTTCGGGCAAAAGATGTTTGCCTCGCACCAAGGTCTGCAACATGACTATGAGGTTAGCTGTCCCGAGCTGGATTTCCTGGCAAACCTTGCCAAGAAAAACGAGGCCGTTCTGGGCGCACGCATGATGGGCGGCGGCTTTGGCGGCTGTACTATTAATTTGGTCAAGTTGGACCAGGTAGGCCCTTTCATCCAGCAGATGGAAGACGCCTATGAACAAAAGTTCGGGATTAAAATGAAAGCCTACATAGCCGAAATTGTGAACGGTAGCAGCCTCGTTTCTAGCCCAGTTTCCTGA
- a CDS encoding sodium/sugar symporter: MGLHTIDYLIFLLYFVIVSGYGYWIYKRKQSKTLDSKEFFLAEGSLTWWAIGASLIASNISAEQFIGMSGSGFAMGLAISTYEWMAAATLIVVAIFFIPIYLKNKIYTMPQFLSQRYNNGVATIMAVFWLLVYVFVNLSSILYLGALAIQTITGLDFYYCMYGMAIFAIFITLGGMKVIGYTDVIQVFVLVLGGLATTYLALDLVSDQLGGGGIFDGLSILHKEAADHFSMILSEGELMIPNGEGGTRDAYMDLPGLSVVIGSMWIINLSYWGCNQYITQRALGADLNTARSGLLFAAFLKLLMPVIVVLPGIAAYVLFKNGAFQQEMTNELGHIKPDHAYPVLLELLPIGLRGLSFAALTAAIVASLAGKANSISTIFTLDIYQKFFNKGASEKRLVGIGRIAVLVSFIIAVLVAPLLRNLDQAFQYIQEYTGFISPGVFAIFALGFFWKRTTSAAALTAALLTIPLSTFLKFQFAEIPFIDRMGIVFVVLAVIMIIISLLDPKSKNNPKGLEIDASMFKTSTSFNIGAVIICGILAALYTMFW, translated from the coding sequence ATGGGATTACATACCATTGATTACCTCATCTTCCTGCTGTACTTCGTGATTGTGTCGGGGTACGGGTACTGGATTTACAAACGCAAGCAAAGCAAGACACTAGACTCTAAGGAGTTCTTCCTGGCCGAGGGGTCTTTGACCTGGTGGGCCATTGGTGCGTCTTTGATTGCCTCTAACATTTCTGCCGAGCAGTTCATCGGCATGTCGGGCTCTGGTTTTGCCATGGGTCTGGCCATTTCTACCTATGAGTGGATGGCGGCGGCTACCTTGATTGTGGTGGCTATCTTCTTCATTCCCATTTACCTTAAGAACAAGATTTACACCATGCCGCAGTTCCTGTCACAGCGGTACAACAACGGCGTGGCCACCATCATGGCGGTGTTCTGGCTGTTGGTGTATGTGTTTGTGAACCTGTCGTCTATCCTGTACCTGGGCGCTTTGGCCATCCAGACCATTACGGGGTTAGACTTCTACTACTGCATGTACGGCATGGCCATCTTTGCCATTTTCATTACGCTGGGCGGCATGAAGGTGATTGGCTACACAGACGTAATCCAAGTGTTTGTATTGGTATTGGGCGGTTTGGCGACTACGTATCTGGCGCTGGATTTAGTGTCTGACCAATTGGGCGGAGGTGGCATCTTTGACGGGCTTTCTATCCTGCACAAAGAGGCGGCAGACCATTTCTCCATGATTCTATCTGAAGGCGAGTTGATGATCCCGAACGGCGAAGGCGGAACCCGCGATGCCTACATGGACTTGCCCGGCTTATCTGTGGTGATTGGCTCCATGTGGATTATCAACCTGAGCTACTGGGGCTGTAACCAGTACATCACCCAACGTGCCCTAGGCGCCGATCTGAACACCGCCCGCAGTGGTTTGCTCTTCGCGGCGTTCTTGAAATTGTTGATGCCGGTGATTGTGGTATTGCCGGGTATTGCCGCCTACGTGCTGTTCAAGAACGGCGCGTTCCAACAGGAAATGACCAATGAACTGGGGCACATCAAACCAGACCACGCCTACCCGGTGTTGCTGGAGTTGTTGCCTATTGGCTTAAGAGGACTTTCGTTTGCTGCACTTACTGCCGCCATAGTGGCTTCATTGGCCGGTAAAGCCAACAGTATCTCCACCATTTTCACGTTGGATATCTACCAGAAGTTTTTCAACAAAGGCGCCTCTGAGAAACGCCTGGTGGGCATTGGTAGAATCGCCGTGTTGGTGTCCTTTATCATCGCGGTTTTGGTAGCGCCGTTATTACGTAATTTGGACCAGGCTTTCCAGTACATTCAGGAGTACACGGGCTTTATCTCGCCGGGCGTGTTTGCCATCTTTGCGCTGGGCTTCTTCTGGAAACGCACTACTTCGGCGGCGGCCTTGACGGCGGCTTTGCTCACCATTCCATTGTCTACGTTCCTAAAGTTCCAGTTCGCGGAGATTCCGTTTATTGACCGCATGGGGATTGTGTTTGTGGTGCTGGCGGTGATTATGATCATCATCAGCTTGCTGGATCCTAAAAGCAAGAACAACCCGAAAGGTCTGGAGATAGACGCCAGTATGTTTAAGACCTCTACCTCGTTTAACATTGGCGCCGTGATTATCTGCGGGATTCTAGCGGCCTTGTACACCATGTTTTGGTAA
- a CDS encoding LacI family DNA-binding transcriptional regulator: MPRTTIHDIAKALNTTAATVSRALNDHPSISEATKVMVRETAKQLNYQQNRMASSLRSGKTRVIGVIIPSAEISFFGSVIHGIEEIAKGRGYNVLLFQSNESYQQEVQGIQTLLQSNVDGIIASIAKETTSYAHFLEAKKRNTPLILFDRAIEDLGVSTVVIDDYKGGYLATEHLIQQGYKRIAHIAGPSHIKIFHERLRGYVDALTAHHLPVDEDLIVYGKVSIDSGRAGMNQLLQLEQIPDAVFAVEDFTALGALQAIKETEFNQPGQIGLVGFANEAFSAYITPSLTTVDQQTTLMGKEAAQLLLTAITEATPTDQLPKKIVLEPRLVVRDSSKPPALKKPNS, translated from the coding sequence ATGCCCAGAACCACCATCCATGACATTGCCAAAGCCCTCAACACCACGGCCGCTACCGTGTCCAGGGCCTTGAATGATCATCCCTCCATCAGCGAGGCGACCAAGGTGATGGTGCGGGAAACGGCCAAGCAACTGAACTACCAGCAGAACCGCATGGCCAGCTCCCTGCGCTCAGGCAAGACCAGGGTCATTGGCGTGATTATTCCAAGCGCCGAGATCAGTTTCTTCGGATCTGTGATTCATGGCATTGAGGAGATTGCCAAAGGCAGGGGCTACAACGTACTTCTGTTCCAATCCAATGAGAGTTACCAGCAAGAGGTGCAGGGCATTCAGACGCTGCTGCAGTCTAACGTAGACGGCATTATTGCCTCTATTGCCAAGGAAACCACCAGCTACGCCCACTTCCTGGAGGCCAAAAAACGCAACACGCCATTGATTCTGTTTGATCGCGCCATTGAAGACCTGGGCGTTTCTACGGTAGTCATTGATGACTACAAGGGCGGGTACCTGGCCACCGAGCACTTAATACAGCAGGGGTACAAACGCATTGCACATATTGCCGGTCCTTCGCACATCAAGATTTTTCATGAGCGGCTGCGCGGCTACGTAGATGCCTTGACTGCTCACCATTTGCCCGTAGACGAGGACCTGATTGTCTACGGCAAGGTTTCCATTGACTCTGGGCGGGCGGGTATGAACCAGCTTTTGCAGTTAGAACAGATACCAGACGCGGTGTTTGCGGTGGAGGACTTCACGGCGCTGGGTGCCTTGCAGGCCATCAAGGAAACAGAGTTTAACCAGCCGGGGCAGATTGGTTTGGTGGGGTTTGCCAACGAGGCCTTCAGTGCCTACATCACGCCCAGCCTCACCACCGTGGACCAGCAGACCACGTTGATGGGGAAAGAGGCCGCCCAACTGCTGCTCACCGCCATTACCGAGGCCACGCCCACGGACCAACTCCCCAAGAAGATAGTATTGGAGCCTAGGCTGGTGGTGCGTGACTCTTCCAAGCCACCGGCCTTGAAGAAACCCAATTCTTAG
- a CDS encoding glycosyl hydrolase 53 family protein — protein MNVRTYFKAITVLVLGAISLTGCGKEDIPDPAPVTAPFPDFYFGADLSYVNQILDKGGVYKDQSQAQSPYKIFKDHGANLVRFRLWHTPTWTKEVYGAEGTQQYSDLADVEKGIRLAKAQGMAVLLDFHYSDTWADPGKQAVPAAWAAITDPQVLQDSVYNYTKKTLAYLNGKGLMPELVQIGNETNGGMLYTSAPTGFPVASMSYLGNLRQVLNSGIKAVRDVSAGSTVKSKVVLHVADPKHVDYWFSQVTGAGGVSDFDMIGFSYYPLWHTTVPLSQISENVAAWKKKFNKDVILLETAYPWTTNWNDTYNNQLGGQTALPGYPYTPTGQLNFLKALTQEVKDGGGKGVVYWEPAWISSNMKDLWGTGSSWENVALFDFMGNPVIGMEYMTAAYK, from the coding sequence ATGAACGTGAGAACGTATTTTAAGGCAATAACAGTTTTAGTGCTGGGAGCTATCAGCTTGACCGGTTGCGGCAAGGAGGATATTCCTGATCCTGCTCCCGTGACCGCACCTTTTCCTGACTTTTACTTTGGGGCTGATTTATCTTACGTAAACCAGATCTTGGACAAGGGCGGCGTGTACAAAGACCAAAGCCAGGCGCAGAGCCCGTACAAGATTTTTAAAGATCATGGGGCCAATTTGGTGCGTTTCAGGCTGTGGCATACGCCCACTTGGACCAAGGAGGTGTATGGGGCAGAAGGAACGCAACAGTACAGTGACTTGGCAGACGTAGAGAAGGGGATCCGGTTGGCCAAAGCGCAAGGCATGGCGGTGCTGCTAGATTTTCACTACTCAGATACCTGGGCAGACCCGGGCAAGCAGGCCGTGCCAGCCGCCTGGGCAGCCATCACAGACCCTCAAGTGTTGCAAGACTCGGTGTACAACTATACCAAGAAGACGCTAGCCTATTTGAACGGCAAAGGCCTCATGCCAGAACTGGTGCAGATTGGCAATGAAACCAACGGCGGTATGCTGTACACCTCGGCGCCGACAGGCTTTCCGGTGGCGTCAATGAGTTATTTGGGCAATCTGCGGCAAGTGCTCAACAGTGGCATTAAGGCCGTGCGTGACGTGTCTGCCGGCTCAACAGTTAAATCTAAAGTGGTTCTGCACGTTGCAGATCCCAAACATGTAGACTATTGGTTCTCTCAGGTGACGGGAGCGGGCGGCGTCTCAGATTTTGACATGATCGGGTTTTCCTATTACCCGTTGTGGCACACCACCGTGCCACTTTCCCAAATCTCAGAAAACGTAGCCGCCTGGAAGAAGAAATTTAACAAAGACGTCATCTTACTAGAGACGGCCTACCCCTGGACCACCAACTGGAATGATACCTACAACAACCAGTTAGGAGGGCAGACAGCGCTTCCCGGTTACCCGTACACTCCAACAGGCCAACTAAATTTCCTGAAAGCCTTGACGCAGGAAGTAAAAGACGGTGGCGGCAAAGGTGTTGTTTACTGGGAGCCCGCCTGGATCAGTTCTAATATGAAAGACCTCTGGGGCACGGGCTCTTCCTGGGAGAATGTGGCATTGTTTGACTTCATGGGGAATCCTGTGATAGGCATGGAGTACATGACCGCCGCTTATAAATAA
- a CDS encoding membrane or secreted protein — protein sequence MSFPSLHAMNPIRTLFCLMAFCLLSQAPVWAQSQKGKEPELVYVDQQGILRWTKTKQEAAFFGVNYTVPFAYGYRSVKARGVNPEKAIDEDVYHLARLGFDAFRVHVWDTEISDSLGNLLENEHLRLFDYLVYKLKERNIRVLITPIAFWGNGWPEKDEKTPGFSYKYGKQKGLVEETAFLAQENYLKQFLNHVNPYTQQTYEQDGNVIATEINNEPQHSGPKARTTEYVTRMVAAVRGTGWKKPVFYNISESPKYADAIVQGVGVDGYSFQWYPTNLMANHSLQGNYLSHVDRYHIPFDTLAAFKNKALMVYEFDAADILGSYMYPAMAKSFRTAGFQWATQFAYDPMATAYGNTEYQTHYLNLAFTPAKAISLMIAGKAFHRLPLRKNFGVYPADSVFGEFRVSYKQSMSEMNTAQEFYYSGSTQTQPLLKSKLEHVAGVGSSPVVKYSGTGVYFLDKLEKGVWRLEVMPDAYFIRDPLGKASPNREVSRIQWQAQNMKILLAELGESFEVRAVNEGNTYAGKAKDGSFQVSPGAYILSKKQKTSWAGNKKYGNLRVNEFVAPQPYASGIYVTHEPLKEVSSGQPFTITAQVVGISSEAKVTLQLNNQAAAYKTIPMQAVGDGQFSAQVPADVLTPGQISYRILAQDGEKQVTFPGDHAGNPWAWDATMAETYQTFVAAPNGQLELFNATNDRSLFVFPNLWKSEERQLIASEKPGQLILKLTAQQLPEEQTMGLQHYIGDKLKGRQAELGSFGKLVIRVRSTTGAALPLKVNLVTHQATGFVAQVSAGTTFQNIEIPLSTLQPDAFMLLPRPYPGFHPFWFTGKGALGFQLKDVEKLQIYLGQMDKATTGPKGFEIESVWLEKK from the coding sequence ATGTCTTTTCCCTCTTTACACGCCATGAATCCTATAAGGACGCTTTTCTGCTTGATGGCCTTCTGCCTGTTAAGCCAAGCCCCCGTGTGGGCGCAGTCCCAAAAAGGCAAAGAGCCAGAGTTGGTGTATGTAGACCAGCAGGGCATTCTACGCTGGACCAAGACCAAGCAAGAGGCGGCGTTTTTTGGGGTGAATTACACGGTGCCCTTCGCGTATGGCTACCGGTCTGTGAAGGCCCGCGGCGTCAACCCAGAGAAAGCCATTGACGAGGATGTCTACCACTTGGCGCGCCTGGGGTTTGACGCGTTTAGGGTGCACGTCTGGGACACTGAGATTTCAGACTCCTTGGGCAACCTGCTGGAGAATGAGCACCTGCGCCTGTTTGACTACCTGGTGTATAAGCTGAAGGAACGCAACATCCGGGTGTTGATCACGCCCATTGCGTTCTGGGGAAACGGCTGGCCCGAAAAAGACGAGAAAACCCCCGGTTTCTCTTATAAGTATGGCAAGCAAAAAGGATTGGTAGAGGAGACGGCGTTTCTGGCGCAGGAGAATTACCTGAAGCAGTTCCTGAACCACGTCAATCCCTATACCCAACAGACCTATGAGCAGGACGGCAACGTGATTGCCACCGAAATCAACAACGAGCCCCAGCACTCGGGGCCCAAGGCGCGCACTACCGAATACGTGACCCGTATGGTGGCCGCCGTGCGCGGCACCGGCTGGAAAAAGCCCGTCTTCTACAACATCAGCGAGTCGCCTAAGTACGCTGACGCCATCGTGCAGGGAGTAGGGGTGGACGGCTACAGTTTTCAGTGGTACCCTACCAATTTGATGGCCAACCATTCCTTGCAGGGCAATTACCTGTCACATGTAGACCGCTACCATATCCCATTTGACACCCTGGCCGCCTTCAAGAACAAAGCCCTGATGGTATATGAGTTTGACGCCGCTGATATTCTGGGTTCTTACATGTACCCAGCCATGGCCAAGAGCTTCAGGACCGCCGGTTTCCAGTGGGCCACGCAGTTCGCGTATGACCCCATGGCCACCGCCTACGGCAACACCGAGTACCAGACGCATTATTTGAACCTGGCCTTTACGCCAGCCAAGGCCATCAGTTTGATGATTGCGGGCAAAGCCTTTCATCGGTTGCCCTTGCGCAAGAACTTTGGCGTGTACCCGGCAGACAGCGTGTTTGGGGAGTTCAGGGTGAGCTACAAGCAGTCTATGAGTGAGATGAACACCGCCCAGGAGTTCTATTACTCGGGTTCCACCCAGACCCAGCCGCTCCTCAAGAGCAAGCTGGAGCATGTGGCAGGCGTGGGCAGTTCGCCCGTAGTCAAGTACTCTGGCACTGGGGTGTATTTCCTGGACAAGCTAGAGAAGGGCGTCTGGCGCTTAGAGGTGATGCCGGATGCGTATTTCATCCGAGACCCGCTGGGCAAGGCATCGCCTAACAGAGAAGTGAGTCGCATACAATGGCAGGCCCAAAACATGAAGATTCTCTTAGCCGAGCTAGGGGAGAGCTTTGAGGTGAGAGCCGTGAACGAGGGCAACACCTACGCCGGCAAAGCCAAGGACGGAAGTTTTCAGGTGAGCCCCGGCGCGTATATTTTGAGCAAGAAGCAGAAAACCAGTTGGGCTGGGAACAAGAAGTACGGCAACCTACGCGTGAACGAGTTTGTGGCCCCGCAACCGTATGCTTCGGGCATCTACGTGACCCATGAGCCCCTGAAAGAAGTAAGCAGCGGACAGCCGTTTACCATTACAGCGCAGGTGGTGGGTATTTCTTCAGAAGCCAAGGTGACTCTGCAATTGAACAACCAGGCGGCCGCCTACAAGACCATTCCCATGCAAGCGGTGGGTGACGGTCAGTTCTCGGCTCAGGTTCCGGCAGATGTTTTAACTCCCGGCCAAATCTCTTACAGAATCTTGGCGCAGGACGGGGAAAAGCAAGTGACGTTCCCGGGAGACCATGCGGGCAATCCCTGGGCTTGGGACGCGACCATGGCCGAGACCTACCAAACCTTCGTGGCCGCGCCTAACGGGCAATTGGAACTGTTCAACGCCACCAATGACCGGAGTCTGTTTGTGTTCCCCAACCTCTGGAAAAGCGAGGAACGCCAATTGATAGCCTCTGAAAAACCAGGTCAGCTTATCTTGAAACTTACCGCCCAGCAACTCCCCGAAGAACAGACCATGGGCCTGCAGCACTACATTGGTGATAAACTGAAGGGCAGACAGGCGGAGTTGGGTAGCTTTGGGAAACTGGTGATACGGGTAAGGTCCACCACTGGCGCGGCTCTGCCCTTGAAAGTGAACCTGGTCACCCATCAGGCCACTGGCTTTGTGGCGCAAGTATCTGCCGGCACTACGTTCCAGAACATAGAAATCCCATTGAGTACGTTGCAGCCCGATGCGTTCATGCTGTTACCGAGGCCGTATCCGGGCTTCCATCCATTCTGGTTCACAGGCAAAGGCGCCCTGGGCTTTCAGTTGAAAGACGTGGAGAAGTTGCAAATCTACCTGGGGCAAATGGACAAGGCTACCACCGGTCCTAAGGGCTTTGAGATTGAGTCTGTCTGGCTAGAGAAGAAGTAA